The Larimichthys crocea isolate SSNF chromosome XI, L_crocea_2.0, whole genome shotgun sequence genome has a segment encoding these proteins:
- the rfx6 gene encoding DNA-binding protein RFX6 isoform X4 gives MMVMADKGWMSPEAEDSNETPSSEEDQDLVDFNPDLTIKQSISSSRKTISQIIKDKKKQTQLTLQWLEENYIVCEGVCLPRCILYAHYLDFCRKEKLEPACAATFGKTIRQKFPLLTTRRLGTRGHSKYHYYGIGIKESSAYYHSVYSGKGLTRFSGSKLKNEGGFTRKYSLSSKTGTLLPDFPNAQHLLLQGNISREKVDTLIMMYKTHCQCILDNAINVNFEEIQNFLLHFWQGMPDHLLPLLENPVIVDIFCVCDSILYKVLTDVLIPATMQEMPESLLADIRNFAKHWEHWLASSLENLPECLAAKKLPIARHFVSSLKRQTSFLHLAQIARPALFDQAVVTSMVLDIDNVDLSSISSQPLLSMNAAGDQDPDIYSEYDSVTVFQELKELLRKNATVESFIEWLDSVVEHKVIKPGKQSGRSVKKRAQDFLLRWSFFGARVMHNLTLNNATSFGSFHLIRMLLDEYILLALETQFNNDKEQDLQNLLDKYMKNADASKAAFMASPSSCFLANRNKASAAIDQSVKNESLGEHAYMSLSTNQQQSLETTTVIYQGTESAGFTGGQLDFSQVSGPLMTPPISPAALVHRGSVINQGPMTGGGRPLISSSSSTACSSSSSSCLSSISAMTQPTSSASYPETLYHCLPQTSSGYFTPGSGSSASNYQPALRPQTQNQCLASVQSPAPSLAYHLSRYPSFNDQHLTKDVFYTHHHSSNTSNCSLTPYGSAVRPTSGYSSGTDPVQTEQGLDAQTAAQILDSAEGFSFVGAGLNPTGGGCQGQTYSAAGHSGYYGNSSYLDSQRMTSLVDQHVSVISTVGSLRPFPSTYSEVHDPLNILDEPGRKTTGAYFTEAEPGADHSLPSSGSAPCMFGVPSPFTSQDALLSQQRVPSSSEMQDLVSSLPPINTVFMGAGGVQ, from the exons ATGATGGTGATGGCAGACAAAGGCTGGATGAGTCCAG AGGCAGAGGACAGTAATGAGACACCGTCCTCTGAGGAGGACCAGGACCTGGTGGACTTCAACCCAGACCTGACCATCAAACAGAGCATCTCGTCCTCTAGGAAGACCATCAGTCAGATCATCAAGGAcaagaagaaacagacacagctCACCCTGCAGTG GCTGGAGGAGAATTATATAGTCTGTGAAGGAGTGTGTCTGCCGCGATGTATCCTCTATGCTCACTACCTGGACTTCTGCAGGAAAGAGAAACTGGAGCCGGCCTGTGCTGCTACGTTTGGAAAG ACGATTCGACAGAAGTTTCCTCTTCTAACAACAAGAAGACTCGGCACCAGAGGACACTCCAA ATATCATTACTATGGGATTGGCATCAAAGAGAGCAGCGCTTATTATCACTCTGTGTATTCTGGGAAAGGTTTGACGAG ATTCTCAGGAAGTAAGCTCAAGAATGAG ggAGGCTTCACCAGGAAATACTCTTTGAGCTCTAAAACTGGGACGCTGCTTCCAGACTTCCCCAACGCTCAACACCTCCTGCTGCAGGGAAACATCTCCAGAGAAAAG GTGGACACTCTGATCATGATGTATAAAACACATTGCCAGTGCATCCTGGATAATGCCATTAACGTCAACTTTGAGGAG aTCCAGAACTTTCTGCTCCATTTCTGGCAGGGAATGCCCGACCAcctgctgccgctgctggaGAACCCCGTTATCGTCGACATCTTCTGCGTCTGTGACTCCATCCTGTATAAG GTTCTAACAGACGTTCTGATTCCTGCCACGATGCAGGAGATGCCTGAAAG TCTGTTGGCAGATATCCGAAACTTTGCCAAACACTGGGAGCACTGGCTCGCCTCCTCGCTGGAGAACCTCCCGGAATGCCTCGCGGCTAAGAAACTCCCCATCGCACGGCACTTTGTTTCCTCCCTGAAGAGGCAGACGTCGTTCTTACACCTGGCACAG ATAGCCCGCCCGGCGCTGTTTGACCAGGCGGTAGTGACCAGCATGGTGTTGGATATCGACAATGTGGAtctcagcagcatcagctcGCAGCCTCTGCTCAGCATGAACGCTGCCGGAGACCAGGACCCGGACATCTACTCCGAGT ACGACTCCGTCACCGTCTTCcaggagctgaaggagctgctgagaAAGAACGCCACAGTGGAGTCCTTCATCGAGTGGCTGGACTCTGTCGTGGAGCATAAGGTCATCAAG CCCGGGAAGCAGAGCGGTCGGTCGGTGAAGAAGCGAGCTCAGGATTTCCTCCTCAGGTGGAGTTTCTTCGGTGCCCGAGTGATGCACAACCTCACGCTCAACAACGCAACCAGCTTCG GTTCCTTCCACCTGATCCGGATGCTGTTAGATGAATACATCCTGCTGGCTCTGGAGACTCAGTTCAACAACGACAAGGAGCAGGACCTGCAGAACCTTCTGgacaaatacatgaaaaatgcaG ATGCCAGCAAAGCGGCGTTCATGGCCTCTCCCAGTTCCTGTTTCTTAGCTAATCGCAACAAGGCCAGCGCTGCCATCGACCAATCAGTGAAGAACGAGTCACTGGGAGAACACGCCTACATGTCTCTGTCCACCAATCAGCAGCAAAGTCTGGAGACGACCACCGTCATCTATCAGGGGACAGAGTCTGCGGGGTTCACAG GTGGTCAGCTGGACTTCTCTCAGGTCAGCGGGCCCCTCATGACGCCCCCTATCTCTCCGGCAGCGTTAGTGCACCGAGGCTCCGTCATCAACCAGGGGCCGATGACGGGGGGAGGGAGACCCCTGatatcttcatcttcctccaccgcctgctcctcctcctcttcctcctgcctgTCCTCCATCAGCGCCATGACCCAGCCCACCTCCAGCGCCTCATACCCAGAGACCCTGTACCACTGCTTACCTCAGACCAGCTCTGGTTACTTCACACCAGGCAGCGGCTCCTCGGCGTCAAACTACCAGCCTGCACTCAG GCCTCAGACTCAGAACCAGTGTCTGGCGTCGGTCCAGTCTCCGGCTCCATCGCTGGCCTATCATCTCTCCCGGTACCCCTCCTTCAACGACCAGCACCTGACTAAAGACGTGTTCTACACTCACCATCACTCCTCCAACACCTCTAACTGCTCCCTGACACCTTACGGCTCCGCAGTCCGACCCACGTCCGGCTACAGCTCCGGCACGGATCCAGTTCAGACCGAGCAGGGACTGGACGCTCAGACGGCGGCTCAGATTCTGGACTCGGCAGAGGGGTTCAGCTTTGTGGGGGCTGGACTGAACCCAACGGGTGGTGGATGTCAGGGACAGACGTACTCTGCTGCAGGACACAGCG GTTACTATGGCAACAGCAGTTACCTGGACAGCCAGCGCATGACATCACTGGTTGACCAGCACGTGTCCGTCATCAGCACCGTGGGCAGCCTGCGCCCGTTCCCGTCGACGTACTCCGAAGTCCACGATCCGCTCAACATCCTGGACGAACCGGGGAGGAAAACCACCGGAGCGTATTTCACCGAGGCCGAACCCGGAGCAG ATCATTCCCTGCCCTCGTCGGGATCGGCTCCCTGCATGTTCGGCGTTCCCTCTCCGTTCACCTCGCAGGACGCTTTGCTCTCTCAGCAGCGAGTGCCGTCGTCCTCAGAGATGCAGGACCTGGTGTCTTCGCTGCCTCCCATCAATACCGTCTTCATGGGAGCAGGAGGAGTGCAATGA